One genomic segment of Danio rerio strain Tuebingen ecotype United States chromosome 11, GRCz12tu, whole genome shotgun sequence includes these proteins:
- the bhlhe40 gene encoding class E basic helix-loop-helix protein 40 (The RefSeq protein has 1 substitution compared to this genomic sequence) codes for MERITSAQPPPCMSKHPSLDISDMQGMDFPMYVYKPRRGMKRSEDSKDTYKLPHRLIEKKRRDRINECIAQLKDLLPEHLKLTTLGHLEKAVVLELTLKHVKALNNLLEQQQQKIISLQNGLQIGEQGNGPSENSEEMFRSGFHLCAKEVLQFLANQETMRDLTTAHIIEHLQKVASELIQSPPSPRLDEPASKAQESREKPSGLQPKAAEGHAKNCVPVIQRTYPHSSEQSGSDTDTDSGYGGEYEKRDQKAQRPDCYVKESGALKYSSSIKEEQDEPPSKRPRSDSSEDESLSGHDVVGGHSPYVSFSPPQPLCMPFYLFPPGAAAAYLPMLEKCWYPGAMPVLYPGLGSSPASLSPEKLPSSMVMSSRVGSPVSTPTSMDSPALLQALKQVPPLNLETKD; via the exons ATGGAGAGGATTACCAGTGCTCAGCCTCCTCCGTGTATGTCCAAACACCCCTCGCTGGATATCTCTGACATGCAAGG aATGGACTTTCCCATGTATGTGTATAAACCCAGACGAGGAATGAAGCGCAGTGAGGACAGTAAG GATACGTACAAACTGCCTCATCGATTGATCGAGAAGAAAAGAAGAGACCGAATAAACGAGTGCATCGCGCAGTTGAAGGATTTGCTGCCCGAACACCTTAAACTCACT ACTCTGGGACACTTGGAGAAGGCTGTTGTCTTGGAACTCACACTCAAGCATGTGAAGGCTCTTAACAACCTGCTGGAACAGCAACAACAGAAGATCATTTCCTTGCAGAATGGATTGCAAATCG GCGAACAGGGAAATGGGCCCTCAGAAAACAGTGAAGAGATGTTTCGTTCCGGGTTCCACTTGTGCGCCAAGGAGGTTCTTCAGTTCCTGGCCAATCAAGAGACCATGCGTGACCTGACCACTGCTCACATAATCGAGCACCTTCAAAAAGTGGCATCTGAGCTCATTCAGAGCCCACCGAGTCCTCGTCTGGACGAGCCCGCTCCCAAAGCTCAAGAGAGTCGGGAGAAACCATCAGGCCTACAGCCAAAGGCTGCAGAAGGTCATGCTAAAAACTGTGTGCCTGTCATTCAAAGGACTTATCCCCACAGCAGTGAGCAAAGCGGGAGTGATACGGACACCGACAGTGGCTATGGGGGTGAGTACGAGAAGCGTGACCAGAAAGCTCAGCGGCCGGACTGCTACGTAAAAGAAAGCGGGGCTCTCAAGTACAGCAGCAGCATTAAAGAGGAGCAGGATGAGCCACCAAGCAAACGGCCGAGGTCAGACTCCTCAGAAGATGAGTCTCTGTCAGGGCATGATGTAGTGGGCGGGCACAGCCCCTACGTGAGCTTTTCGCCACCACAGCCCCTGTGCATGCCCTTCTACCTCTTTCCGCCTGGCGCGGCTGCCGCATACTTGCCTATGCTGGAGAAGTGTTGGTACCCAGGGGCTATGCCCGTATTGTACCCAGGTCTCGGTAGCTCCCCTGCAAGCCTCTCTCCTGAGAAACTCCCCTCATCCATGGTCATGTCCTCACGAGTGGGCTCTCCTGTCTCCACTCCCACCTCCATGGACTCTCCTGCACTCCTGCAGGCCCTCAAACAAGTTCCTCCATTAAACCTGGAAACCAAAGACTGA